From a single Tachypleus tridentatus isolate NWPU-2018 chromosome 6, ASM421037v1, whole genome shotgun sequence genomic region:
- the LOC143252722 gene encoding (3R)-3-hydroxyacyl-CoA dehydrogenase-like, producing the protein MSSAKLLSGHLALVTGGGSGIGKAVCHALACEGAKIVIADKNENAAKLTLQSLPQDEENLYIMEVVDVSQSHSVTNLFTSINQRLSQVPDIVVNSAGIAHDGLMDEMTEEMFDDVLNVNLKGTFLVTQAACRLMISEKIKNGSIVNISSIIGKVGNIGQCNYAASKAGVVGLTKSVAKEMARHGIRCNAIMPGFIDTPVGVTIPEKVMSHFKKLTPLARCGKPEDVAEACLFLASSKSKYITGEVIEVTGGLFM; encoded by the exons ATGTCTTCGGCTAAGTTGCTCAGTGGCCATCTAGCCCTTGTGACTGGTGGTGGAAGCGGGATAGGCAAAGCGGTGTGCCATGCTTTAGCTTGTGAGGGAGCAAAAATAGTTATAGCAGACAAAAATGAAAATGCAGCAAAATTGACCTTACAATCTCTACCCCAAG atgaagaaaatCTATATATCATGGAGGTAGTAGATGTAAGTCAGTCTCATAGTGTGACAAACCTATTTACATCTATTAATCAGAGGCTATCCCAGGTACCTGACATTGTTGTAAATAGTGCAGGGATTGCACATGATGGATTGATGGACGAAATGACTGAAGAAATGTTCGATGATGTGTTAAATGTCAATCTGAAGGGCACTTTTCTTGTCACACAAGCTGCATGTCGACTGATgatttcagaaaaaataaaaaacggtTCCATAGTTAACATTTCCAGCATCATTGGGAAAGTTGGAAACATTGGCCAGTGTAATTATGCAGCATCTAAAGCTGGTGTTGTTGGATTAACCAAGAGTGTTGCCAAAGAGATGGCGAGGCATGGAATTCGGTGTAATGCTATAATGCCGGGTTTTATTGATACTCCTGTAGGTGTGACTATTCCAGAAAAAGTAATGAGTCATTTCAAGAAGTTAACACCATTGGCAAGATGTGGTAAACCTGAAGATGTAgcagaagcttgtttgtttttagcatctAGCAAAAGCAAGTACATAACAGGTGAAGTTATAGAGGTAACTGGAGGTctattcatgtaa